From Acropora muricata isolate sample 2 chromosome 14, ASM3666990v1, whole genome shotgun sequence, one genomic window encodes:
- the LOC136898006 gene encoding ATP-dependent DNA helicase RecQ-like: MPEELDIVFEAAVQKALNFLSERGFNRELRQEQKSSVKQLFTGGDLLAVLPTGFGKSLIFQLLALVNDDHVVLVICPLKSIVNDQIKEASSMGISAGSLSDCLQTDIVSGKYRLLFASAEEALAKSFLEALKREGNSLHDNLAAIVVDESHTVETRTGKRSKNTSTVFRESFGKLGSLRSFCRKGTPVAALTDTADERTRKTIQESLALKVNLLTVYVSPNRENLRFSVKKVKKEQQLEELHWLIELIKQHAKDTPKTLIFCNTLSEIAQVTNYLLSELGPHAHDQQNKVPQNCFLGVYHSNSWDRNKERISNSLKARNGSIKRVVVATTALCMGVNFPDIRYIITWGAARSSLDFHQEAGRAGRDGVQSHVVVLYHGQQVGPCEKEVKQFLKTNGCLRVGAYQSLDKNIKSLSPLHNCCSFCATVCKCNGHSCNAEALPFEAEASLPDEAVNRRTREVTSRNRRDLDSALKEVVTSIEMQGLSIDNTSSHGFSEQLISDVVSKCSDIFTIEDVLSNFPVFSVGAALHILKILQEIFLDIPNLEEMLALFSFSLDFSHHTWFNLEDLTFTDSGDELYLSCEETPLPTPTVF, from the exons ATGCCGGAAGAGCTGGACATAGTGTTCGAAGCTGCTGTacaaaaagcattaaattttCTCTCGGAACGGGGATTTAATCGCGAGCTTCGACAAGAGCAAAAGTCTTCTGTAAAACAACTATTCACTGGAGGAGATTTACTTGCTGTTCTCCCCACAGGATTTGGAAAAAGCTTGATTTTTCAACTCTTAGCACTTGTAAACGACGACCAtgttgtccttgtaatttgtcCATTAAAAAGTATTGTAAACGATCAAATCAAGGAGGCCTCTTCGATGGGGATTTCGGCTGGCTCGTTGTCTGACTGCCTCCAAACAGACATCGTGAGCGGAAAATACCGTCTGCTTTTTGCTTCAGCTGAAGAAGCACTCGCCAAAAGTTTCCTCGAGGCCCTCAAAAGAGAAGGAAACTCGCTTCACGACAATCTCGCTGCTATTGTGGTGGATGAGTCACACACCGTTGAGACTCGGACAGGAAAAAG GTCGAAGAACACGTCCACAGTTTTCCGCGAAAGTTTTGGTAAACTTGGCTCCTTAAGATCTTTCTGCAGAAAAG GCACTCCAGTTGCTGCCCTCACTGACACAGCTGATGAGAGGACAAGAAAAACTATCCAAGAAAGCCTTGCACTAAAGGTAAACCTGCTGACAGTGTATGTGAGCCCGAACCGGGAAAATCTTAGATTTTCtgttaaaaaggttaaaaaagaGCAACAACTGGAAGAACTGCATTGGCTCATCGAACTAATAAAACAGCATGCTAAAGACACACCTAAAACTCTCATATTTTGCAACACTCTAAGTGAAATTGCCCAGGTTACCAATTACTTGTTAAGCGAGTTGGGCCCACATGCACATGACCAACAAAATAAAGTACCGCAGAACTGCTTTCTTGGCGTTTATCATTCCAACTCCTGGGACAGAAACAAGGAAAGGATTTCAAATTCACTAAAGGCTAGGAATGGCAGCATTAAGAGAGTAGTTGTTGCAACAACAGCATTGTGCATGGGAGTTAATTTCCCAGATATTCGTTACATCATTACTTGGGGAGCGGCAAGGTCTTCGTTAGATTTCCACCAAGAGGCAGGTCGTGCTGGAAGAGACGGTGTTCAATCTCATGTTGTGGTTCTTTATCATGGTCAGCAAGTTGGACCTTGTGAAAAGGAGGTTAAACAGTTTTTAAAAACTAATGGATGCCTACGTGTTGGAGCTTATCAGTCATTAGACAAGAATATAAAGTCACTTTCTCCTCTCCACAACTGTTGCTCATTCTGTGCTACTGTTTGCAAATGCAATGGACATTCATGTAATGCAGAAGCACTGCCTTTTGAGGCAGAAGCATCACTTCCTGACGAAGCTGTCAACAGAAGGACAAGAGAAGTAACTTCGCGCAATCGTCGAGACCTGGACAGTGCTTTGAAAGAAGTTGTTACAAGTATCGAGATGCAGGGATTGTCCATAGACAATACATCAAGTCATGGTTTCTCTGAACAACTGATAAGCGATGTGGTAAGCAAATGCTCTGACATTTTCACAATAGAGGACGTTCTTAGTAATTTCCCTGTATTTTCGGTTGGTGCTgctttgcatattttaaaaatcttGCAGGAAATTTTTTTAGATATTCCTAACTTGGAAGAAATGCtagcacttttcagtttttctttagATTTTAGTCACCATACTTGGTTCAACCTGGAAGATCTTACATTTACTGACAGTGGGGATGAACTCTACCTTTCATGTGAAGAAACACCCCTACCTACCCCAACTGTATTCTGA